GTCAAGCGATTGGCGTAAACTTTGACTCGTTACAACTTTTCAAACACCCTCTTAGCGGAGGTGCTGTCAGCTTTGTTTAAAGTAAAATTCGGAGATTATGGGTTGAAAAGTGATTAAAAAAGCTAGTTTATGGAAACGGCTATGGAGGAGGTAGACCCGTGTTTTCGTTTGTTTTGCCATTGCGGGCTATCTTGTTTCAACTGCTCTTTTTATTAATAGCGATCGCGGTTGAGTCAATGATATTCAAAGAGCGCTTAAACCTGACTCGTAGAATTAGCTTGGAATATTCCGCTTCGGTAAATCTATTCTCTACAGCCATTGGTTGGTTATTTTTCTTTACCCTAGAACCCGCTTTACCTCTCGCTTGGAAAGGCCCCTTAATTAGCTACGTTCTATTTAATGCTCGTTCTACCAATACCAATACTTTATTGATTATGCTGGGCTTATTTACTTTTTTCGGCACATTTATTGCAGAGCTACAGGGACTAGAGCTATTACAGATGTTGCTGCAAAGAAATCAAAAAGAAGAGGTAGTCACTCCAAAAATCTATCGCGCCCGTGATAAGTTAAGGCGGCGAGAACTGGGTCTAGCTGCTACCAATAGAGCTACAACTATTTTGTTAGCCAATGCTTGCAGCTACAGTCTAATCTTGTTGATTCTATTAGCGCGTGCCTTCGACCTTAGCTCTCAAGCGAATGGATAAAGTCAAAGAAATTCTTGATACGCTGCAAAAGTTATTACTGCCACCCAAACCATTTTCTTGGCAGACTTTAATTTTGCTGAGTATTTTTTCTTGTCTGATGGCAGCCCTAGCAGGAGATTTAATTCGCAGTTTACTAGCAACTTGCGGCTGGATTTTTTTAATTTTTGGGGTGGGTTGGTTCACGACTGAAAACCCGATCATAGTAGGAGGGCTATCTTTAGGGCCTTGGATTACAGGCATGTTAGTGAGTATTTTCTTGTTTGGGGAATGGCTAGATGAACGTCCTTCGCTCCTATTTGTAAGTTGGCCCTTGATTTCAGCCGCGATCGCCTCTTTAGGAGAATTTATTCAATCAGGCCCCCGATTTAAATATCCAACTCAAGCAGGTCGCCAAAGACTCGTTATTCTTTTTTTAAGCAATTTAATTATTAGTTGTTGGTTTCAACTTTACTTCGTGATTCAAGGCTGGTTAGAGATTTATCCCAGTTTGTTAGCGAATGATTTTAATCAAAGTAACTTTGTAGTCCGCCTAGGAGTGCAAACGACTCAAGCCCCAACAGGTGTAAGCATCCTTAATCAAGCAGAGGCCACGCTAAAAGCGGAACTAGAACCGCGTTCCTGGTCAGAAGTAGAGCGGTGGTTGTTAACACTCAAACAACAGCCAACTGAGTTTGAGAATGCCGTAATGCAACAACTGCCGCCCTCGGAAGAAAATGCTTTATGGCAGTTGCAAGCTCAAATCTTGCCAGATCAACCGGATTACACTTTGCAAATGCTGGCTCTCTGGCAAGGGCCGAGTTCTGACCTAGCCAGTCACTATCTCACCAAAACTTGCCGTGTCACCCAGGGGGAGAACCCACCTGCCTCGGCTTCACCCGTCCCTGAAGCTGCTGTCTCTGCCCCGATTGCTTCCCCAAACCCAACGTTGGACAGTGGCCCCCTAGCGCGTAGCAATGGTCAAATTCTTACTAGTCCAGTTACCCCTGTGCTTCCAACGCCTACAGTTCCAATGCCTGCGGCTCCTGAAGCGCTCCCGCTAACGACAAGCACTAGTAAGATTGAATGCGGATCTATTAGTCGGCCTACTTTGGTTCAACCGGGGCCAACCTTGCGATCTTAGGGTCTGTGCAAGGAATTTGCTTTGCAGGTCAACGCCTTTCGAAAGCCTGAGAACCTGGCCTAAATCAGAAATAGCTCTAGAAACAGCCCAGAAACAGCCCCAGAAATAGTGTTAAGCGCGTCATCAGGAATTGCTGAAGGAGTGAGAAGGTGAATCTCGGCAGAATCTTTACGATCGCCACCAATGTATTTTGGGAAGTCATCCGCGATCGCATCCTCTATTTAATCGGCTTCTTTGCCCTACTGCTGATTATGGCGCTGCGACTGCTGCCAGAAGTAGCGGCGGGCACAGAAAACAAAATTTTGCTTGATGTAGGTTTAGCTGGAATCACAGTTCTGAGTTTAATCATTACTGTGTTTGTAGGGACTGGTCTCATCAACAAAGAAATTGAAAAACGGACTGTCTTAGTGCTAATTGCTAAACCAATTAGCCGTGCTGAATTTGTCATTGGCAAACACCTGGGTTTATCGGCAGTTTTAGCGGTGCTCTTGTCGCTCATGACCGCCATTTATCTCGGGGTGCTGGCTTGGGCGCAGATCCAGTACCCCCTGGTTAGCATCTTGGTAGCAGTTCTCTACTTATTTCTAGAGTTATCTCTACTCACGGCAGCGGCAATCTTGTTCGGGGTGTTCACCAGTTCACTATTAGCGACTCTACTCACCTTCGCCGTTTACCTAGTCGGTCATTTCAGCCGCGACTTGGTGACACTAGGCAACTTAGCTTCCAGCCCAGATTTGCGCCGTCTCACTAAAGGCATCTATCTATTTCTTCCTGATTTGGCTCGGCTCGATCTCAAGAACGAGGCAGTTTATGGAGTTTTGGCAGCTCCTAGGGAACTGTTGCTAAATGCTGGGTATGGGATAGTTTACACAGTCTTACTGCTGGCGATCGCGATCTTAATTTTCTCCAGACGGCAATTCTAAGAGCGAGACTTGCTGCTACAGGGACGCAATCGAGTCAGGGTCAGCGCAATCTCATCAATGGTTTGCCGTAGAGTTGAGGCGGGTTGATTCGACTGATTGACAATAATGCTAAACACCAATGGCTGGTAATGAGGTGGGTTGAGGTAGCCCGACAAAGCCGAAATCCCAGACAGCGTGCCTGTTTTAGCTTGGAGTCGTCCTTGAGCTGGGGTGTCTCGAAAGCGACCTTGTAAGGTGCCACTCACACCCGCTACTGGCAGCGAAGCGCGATAGATCTCAGCTTCTGGTAACTGAGCGATCGCTTGCAAGGTCTGCACTAAAGCCGCTGGGCTGGCTAAGTTATGACGAGACAACCCCGACCCGTCTGCCAAAACGTAGCTATCTGGTTCCACCCCCAATTCGGTCAGCGTTTGGTGGACGACCGCTAAACCTTGCTCAGCGGTAGATAAATCAGCAGCTTGTTTCAGAGAGGCTCCTGCCTGTGCTCCTAAAGACCGCAAAATCGCTTCGGCGTAGAGGTTGTTGCTTTCTCGATTCGTTTCGATCAGCAGGGTTGATAGCGGGGGAGATTCGATCGCGGCAATTTCTGTGTCTGCGGTGGTAGTAGGTGTGTGCGTGACTAAAGTTTTCCCAACGCGAATTTGTTGAGCTGCTAAAGCCCGCTGGAATCGGCGTAAAAAGTTCTGACTGGGGTCTGCGATCGCCACTGCTACAGGTTCCGGTAAGCCTCCTACCCGCAGTTGCCCTTGCACTCGCACTAATGGCTGGCTCAAGTCTCGTCCTACTTCTACAAACTCATCTTCTGTTTCACCGACCGTTACCGATTGGTTGTCGATACGCCAACGCCTCGCCTCTGCTGGATCATCCCATTGCACTCGCAACGGTTGGCCGACCGCTTGGGGCCACAACTGAAGCCCAACCGCATTTTGATTCAGAATTAGACTATTGACGGGAGCACCATACCCCGCCTGAATATCCCCCCATTCCCACTGAGGATTAGGTACGGGGCCACGGAAGTAAGATTCGTCACCTACTAGCTGGGCAGCAGATTGAATTCCCTGGCTACGTAACTGCTGCGCTAGTAGCTTCAGCTCTTGATCTGTCAAGCTCGGATCGCCTCGTCCCAATAACCGTAATTCTGCTGAACTTAAGCTTGTATTTCGGTATACTGAGGTACGAATGCGAAATTGAGGACTTAGTTTGTGTAAAGCAGCCGCAGTAGTCAAAAGTTTGGCGTTAGAAGCGGGCAAAAAATAGCGATCGCCATCTTGAGCATACAAAGTTTCAGCCTTGGCATTTGCAGAAGCTAGAGTCTGAATCAAGATTCCCCAACGGGCGCGAGCAAAGCCAGAACGATTAGCAGCAGATGAGCGTTCTCCCGCTTGAGGGGTTGTAGTGGGAGAGGCATCCGCTTGGAGGATCTGGGCGATCGCTGGCTTTATCTGAGTTGGGCAAATTGAGTCGGTTGTTGCAAAGACAGGTTGCTGTTGAAATCCTTCCCAGATCGTACTTAGCGCCAATAGACATAGAGGTTGGACGATAAAACGTCTCCAAAAAGCAATGGCCATACTGCCACCCCGACTAATCGAATTAGTTGTTAAGTAACGGTGAAGACAGTATAAAAAGACTGACAAGATTTATAGAGGGTGCAAGTGGGGATCACAGAATCAATGGCTTTCCCTTACAATAACCTCATCTTGATCCAGACTCAGTATACGTAAACCCCCTCGTAATACAGGACTTCCTAAGTAATGTTACTGATGAAAGCCCACAACCGGGATGCTGAAAAGCCGCCTGTGCGCCCAGACTCTCAACGCCAAAACTCTGCTAACGGTAATCTGTTGTCCAAGGTAGCTATCCTCTTCTCTGTAATGGCATTAACCTTTAGCGGTTTTGCTATCTACCAAGTCAAACAACTTCAGGCACCAGCACCGTCTGCAACCAAAACTCCCCAATCCAAAATTAATCCTGACGCGAGCAGCTCAACATCAGCGACAACTACCAGCCCCACCACCAGTGCAACTACAGACATTGCGACTACAGAGCCAGGGAAACTAGTCCAGCTTGCCCTCGACAACAAAGCTGAAGTAACTCTATTAACAGCTGAGCGCATTCAAGACCCTGACACTGGCAACTCTGACGTGGTCAATGTGAAATTGCGGATTCGTCGTCTGGCTGAGAACGTCAGTGCCTATGACTTCATCAACGTGGGTGGGGCAGTAGCGCAAGAGCCAGAAAGCACCATTGCGACTTATCAACCTGTTGATCC
This region of Trichocoleus desertorum NBK24 genomic DNA includes:
- the dacB gene encoding D-alanyl-D-alanine carboxypeptidase/D-alanyl-D-alanine-endopeptidase; this encodes MAIAFWRRFIVQPLCLLALSTIWEGFQQQPVFATTDSICPTQIKPAIAQILQADASPTTTPQAGERSSAANRSGFARARWGILIQTLASANAKAETLYAQDGDRYFLPASNAKLLTTAAALHKLSPQFRIRTSVYRNTSLSSAELRLLGRGDPSLTDQELKLLAQQLRSQGIQSAAQLVGDESYFRGPVPNPQWEWGDIQAGYGAPVNSLILNQNAVGLQLWPQAVGQPLRVQWDDPAEARRWRIDNQSVTVGETEDEFVEVGRDLSQPLVRVQGQLRVGGLPEPVAVAIADPSQNFLRRFQRALAAQQIRVGKTLVTHTPTTTADTEIAAIESPPLSTLLIETNRESNNLYAEAILRSLGAQAGASLKQAADLSTAEQGLAVVHQTLTELGVEPDSYVLADGSGLSRHNLASPAALVQTLQAIAQLPEAEIYRASLPVAGVSGTLQGRFRDTPAQGRLQAKTGTLSGISALSGYLNPPHYQPLVFSIIVNQSNQPASTLRQTIDEIALTLTRLRPCSSKSRS
- a CDS encoding ABC transporter permease; amino-acid sequence: MNLGRIFTIATNVFWEVIRDRILYLIGFFALLLIMALRLLPEVAAGTENKILLDVGLAGITVLSLIITVFVGTGLINKEIEKRTVLVLIAKPISRAEFVIGKHLGLSAVLAVLLSLMTAIYLGVLAWAQIQYPLVSILVAVLYLFLELSLLTAAAILFGVFTSSLLATLLTFAVYLVGHFSRDLVTLGNLASSPDLRRLTKGIYLFLPDLARLDLKNEAVYGVLAAPRELLLNAGYGIVYTVLLLAIAILIFSRRQF
- the fraC gene encoding filament integrity protein FraC, with protein sequence MFSFVLPLRAILFQLLFLLIAIAVESMIFKERLNLTRRISLEYSASVNLFSTAIGWLFFFTLEPALPLAWKGPLISYVLFNARSTNTNTLLIMLGLFTFFGTFIAELQGLELLQMLLQRNQKEEVVTPKIYRARDKLRRRELGLAATNRATTILLANACSYSLILLILLARAFDLSSQANG
- a CDS encoding DUF5357 family protein, producing the protein MDKVKEILDTLQKLLLPPKPFSWQTLILLSIFSCLMAALAGDLIRSLLATCGWIFLIFGVGWFTTENPIIVGGLSLGPWITGMLVSIFLFGEWLDERPSLLFVSWPLISAAIASLGEFIQSGPRFKYPTQAGRQRLVILFLSNLIISCWFQLYFVIQGWLEIYPSLLANDFNQSNFVVRLGVQTTQAPTGVSILNQAEATLKAELEPRSWSEVERWLLTLKQQPTEFENAVMQQLPPSEENALWQLQAQILPDQPDYTLQMLALWQGPSSDLASHYLTKTCRVTQGENPPASASPVPEAAVSAPIASPNPTLDSGPLARSNGQILTSPVTPVLPTPTVPMPAAPEALPLTTSTSKIECGSISRPTLVQPGPTLRS